In Trichocoleus desertorum NBK24, the following are encoded in one genomic region:
- a CDS encoding hemerythrin domain-containing protein, with amino-acid sequence MVTTLDDTKRLTIAERLADLRAFQALILSNDQKLIDACPYQDVRERLQNMLADDQKNLGIIDTVVVQYGIQSEPSAATKVFIPQFEQMMSGNEFTFYQKLMHHELMKHGQAMSGIVIHKAAQKVGADIEVAIGPLNTVNFEGRAHQEQLKGLLEQVGVREMTGQDADQGLWARVQDAIAAFSGVAGSVVTQNTDKQDMNIQTLIRLDHNKTNTIFTEIGATKDPQKLQEYFGQLYKDLLVHAQAEEEVVYPKVRSFYGNDNTQELYDEQAEMKRVLDEIKAMNPADADVFRSRIKDLMDAVGDHIRQEESTMFAAIDRNCSTEQKEQMATEFKAAKSRLQQELSASLS; translated from the coding sequence ATGGTTACAACCCTAGATGATACGAAACGGCTCACGATCGCAGAAAGATTGGCAGACCTGCGAGCATTTCAGGCTCTCATTCTCTCTAACGATCAAAAGCTAATTGACGCTTGCCCCTACCAAGACGTGCGGGAACGGCTACAGAACATGCTAGCTGACGACCAGAAGAATCTGGGCATTATCGACACCGTTGTGGTGCAATACGGCATTCAATCTGAACCTAGTGCTGCAACCAAGGTTTTTATTCCTCAGTTTGAGCAGATGATGTCAGGCAATGAGTTTACGTTCTACCAAAAACTCATGCACCACGAACTGATGAAACATGGTCAAGCAATGAGTGGCATTGTTATCCATAAGGCTGCTCAGAAGGTAGGTGCGGATATCGAAGTCGCCATTGGGCCTCTGAATACGGTTAACTTTGAAGGTCGGGCGCACCAAGAGCAACTTAAAGGATTGCTGGAGCAGGTGGGTGTGCGCGAAATGACTGGACAAGACGCAGATCAGGGTCTCTGGGCAAGAGTCCAAGACGCGATCGCCGCTTTCTCTGGGGTAGCTGGTAGTGTGGTCACCCAAAACACCGACAAGCAGGATATGAATATCCAGACCTTGATTCGGTTAGACCACAACAAAACGAATACCATCTTCACGGAAATTGGAGCCACCAAAGATCCGCAAAAGCTCCAAGAGTATTTCGGCCAGCTCTACAAGGATTTGCTGGTTCACGCTCAAGCGGAAGAAGAAGTTGTTTATCCTAAGGTGCGTTCCTTCTACGGCAACGACAACACTCAGGAGCTTTACGACGAGCAAGCTGAGATGAAGCGGGTGCTGGATGAAATTAAGGCAATGAATCCCGCTGATGCCGATGTGTTTAGATCCAGAATCAAGGATCTAATGGATGCAGTAGGCGATCACATTCGTCAAGAAGAAAGCACCATGTTTGCTGCGATCGATCGCAACTGCAGCACTGAACAGAAAGAGCAAATGGCTACTGAATTCAAAGCTGCCAAGAGCCGCCTTCAGCAAGAACTATCAGCCTCTCTCAGCTAG
- a CDS encoding LuxR C-terminal-related transcriptional regulator → MPDPLIERLDAARILFDLQQGNEIAQGFSGCLEPEEIARRVANGLVEKFDCALARIWLLEPEQTTLKLVASSGMYTHLNGTFGRVPMGAYKVGKIAQNRVSFLSNHLAAETWVGNREWAIANNIRGFAGYPLVIQDKVIGVLATFSHQAMETEFLEVLQTLCTVTAIALDTAIQYQHERQIWQTSMQSMAQPAVQSLNFNQLSLSDQLVSLLSDTRLTLVGTERPLALPVAYVFLQAAEILYHFTCHYCRLIYTAESVALEAMIPATHLPDLDPQSGLPSSLNKLFFTVTCLGGVLQTQATSNQRAMQFLLKVPDWRDRGGHQLRIQCHSSVLQLAFTHLAFSAGLPVCRKTAKEADKNVPLLTDDATQIQTAKWVLWVQQGSQIVPKGIRGKVDLSTSPETLRQAVEALSQGKSWGIDPDSEKQQTLSERELEILTLLTQGHRDRDIADHLIISESTVKFHMNNVLAKLQARTRCQAIYQAIAKGWLVKQT, encoded by the coding sequence ATGCCTGATCCGTTGATAGAGCGCCTTGATGCAGCTCGAATTTTGTTTGATTTGCAGCAGGGCAATGAAATTGCTCAAGGCTTTTCTGGTTGCTTAGAACCAGAAGAAATAGCTCGCCGGGTCGCCAATGGCTTGGTAGAGAAGTTTGACTGTGCCTTAGCCCGGATCTGGCTACTAGAACCAGAGCAAACTACCTTAAAGCTAGTTGCTTCTTCAGGGATGTATACGCATCTCAATGGCACTTTTGGGCGAGTTCCAATGGGAGCTTACAAAGTGGGAAAAATTGCTCAAAATCGAGTTTCCTTTTTGAGCAATCATCTTGCGGCAGAAACCTGGGTGGGAAATCGGGAATGGGCGATCGCGAATAACATTCGAGGATTTGCAGGATATCCCTTAGTGATTCAAGATAAAGTCATAGGCGTGCTGGCAACTTTTAGCCATCAAGCAATGGAGACAGAATTTCTAGAGGTTTTACAAACCCTTTGCACGGTTACAGCGATCGCCTTAGACACAGCTATACAATATCAGCATGAAAGGCAAATTTGGCAGACCTCGATGCAATCGATGGCCCAGCCTGCGGTTCAGAGCCTTAATTTCAACCAGCTTTCTTTATCTGATCAATTAGTCAGTCTGCTGAGTGATACTCGCTTAACTTTGGTAGGCACAGAGCGACCTCTCGCTCTGCCAGTAGCTTATGTCTTCTTGCAAGCAGCCGAAATTTTGTACCATTTCACCTGTCACTATTGTCGGCTGATTTATACAGCAGAGTCTGTGGCACTAGAGGCCATGATTCCGGCAACTCATCTTCCCGATCTCGATCCCCAAAGCGGCTTGCCGTCCTCTCTAAATAAACTGTTTTTTACTGTTACCTGTTTAGGGGGAGTGTTGCAAACCCAAGCCACCAGTAATCAACGGGCTATGCAGTTTTTGCTCAAAGTACCCGATTGGCGCGATCGCGGTGGTCATCAATTGCGAATTCAATGCCACTCATCAGTTCTACAACTAGCCTTTACACACCTAGCTTTTTCAGCAGGTCTACCCGTTTGCCGTAAAACCGCCAAAGAAGCAGACAAAAATGTACCCTTATTAACCGATGATGCCACACAAATTCAGACAGCAAAATGGGTGCTGTGGGTGCAACAGGGAAGTCAAATTGTACCGAAGGGGATTCGAGGCAAAGTTGATTTGTCTACCAGCCCAGAGACATTACGACAGGCGGTAGAAGCGTTGTCACAGGGTAAATCGTGGGGTATTGACCCAGATTCGGAAAAGCAGCAAACTTTGTCCGAACGGGAATTGGAAATTCTGACTTTATTAACCCAAGGACATCGCGATCGCGATATTGCCGATCATCTGATTATTAGTGAAAGTACCGTTAAGTTTCACATGAATAATGTCTTGGCAAAATTGCAGGCGCGGACTCGTTGCCAAGCGATTTATCAGGCGATCGCTAAGGGATGGCTGGTCAAACAAACCTGA
- a CDS encoding MSMEG_0569 family flavin-dependent oxidoreductase — protein MNNHYSVIIVGGGQAGLSMSYCLKERGIDHIVFEKNKIGYAWRTKRWDSFCLVTPNWQCKLPGYAYPGDDPHGFMQKDEIVQYIEAYAASFDPPIQQGVEVLKLSQNVAKNFFEVITSIEEYTADQVVVASGSYHLPKVPKIAERLPKNITQLHASEYKNSQCLPPGAVLVVGTGQSGCQIAEDLHLAGRQVHLCVGSAPRSPRRYRGKDVVDWLDQMGYYDLSIEEHPQKEKVRAKANHYVTGRDGGREIDLRQFALEGMQLYGRLKDISDRQLEFWDNLQQNLDQADAVAKSIKKTIDGFIEKNQIEAPTEPAYHPVWQPKHSILNLDYAQANISAVIWCTGYQSDFSWVEVPVFDGKGYPGHERGVTGVWGLYFLGLPWLYTWGSGRFSGIARDASYLADYIVARKKVSYPNDWSVVNEFLLGS, from the coding sequence ATGAACAATCACTATTCAGTCATTATTGTGGGTGGAGGTCAGGCAGGACTCTCCATGAGCTATTGCTTGAAGGAGAGAGGCATTGATCACATTGTTTTTGAGAAGAACAAAATTGGCTATGCTTGGCGTACTAAACGCTGGGACTCCTTTTGTTTAGTTACACCCAATTGGCAATGTAAGCTCCCAGGCTATGCCTATCCAGGCGATGATCCTCATGGTTTCATGCAGAAAGACGAAATTGTGCAATATATCGAAGCTTATGCTGCCTCTTTCGATCCTCCCATTCAGCAAGGTGTTGAGGTATTAAAGCTTAGTCAGAATGTAGCCAAGAACTTCTTTGAGGTGATAACTTCCATCGAAGAATACACGGCTGACCAGGTAGTCGTGGCATCCGGTAGCTATCATCTCCCTAAGGTGCCAAAGATTGCTGAACGGCTCCCTAAAAACATCACGCAACTTCACGCCTCAGAATATAAAAACTCCCAGTGTTTACCACCTGGAGCCGTGTTAGTCGTGGGTACGGGGCAATCAGGATGTCAAATTGCTGAAGATCTTCATTTGGCTGGTAGACAAGTACATCTCTGTGTGGGGAGTGCGCCGCGATCGCCCCGACGTTACCGAGGTAAAGATGTGGTTGATTGGCTAGACCAGATGGGATATTACGATTTGTCGATTGAAGAACATCCCCAAAAAGAGAAAGTGAGAGCCAAAGCGAATCACTATGTCACAGGGCGGGATGGCGGTCGAGAAATTGATTTGCGACAATTTGCCCTAGAAGGAATGCAGTTGTATGGCAGGCTGAAGGATATTAGCGATCGCCAGTTGGAATTCTGGGATAACTTACAGCAAAATTTGGATCAAGCCGATGCGGTGGCGAAAAGTATCAAGAAAACCATTGATGGATTCATTGAGAAAAACCAGATTGAGGCTCCGACAGAACCTGCTTACCATCCAGTTTGGCAGCCTAAGCACTCGATTCTGAATCTAGACTATGCTCAAGCCAACATCAGTGCGGTGATTTGGTGTACTGGGTATCAGTCTGATTTTAGTTGGGTGGAGGTGCCTGTCTTTGATGGCAAGGGGTATCCAGGTCATGAACGCGGTGTAACCGGGGTGTGGGGACTGTATTTTCTAGGGCTTCCTTGGCTTTACACTTGGGGGTCAGGCCGCTTTTCTGGGATCGCCCGTGACGCCAGTTATCTGGCTGATTACATCGTCGCCAGGAAGAAGGTGTCTTACCCCAATGACTGGAGTGTGGTCAATGAATTTTTGCTGGGTTCGTAG
- a CDS encoding MSMEG_0572/Sll0783 family nitrogen starvation response protein: MPEVTTPAHQVGDFFVDYEEKVFPDVKAEPGEKALVTFHTVAFEGSIGFVNLLQATRLLRKGFETSILLYGPGVTLGVQRGFPKLGDAAFPGHQNFNDQISKFMAEGGKVYACRFALQALYGHGEPSLIPGIRPINPLDVLDLVLLHRKDGALILDTWTL, encoded by the coding sequence ATGCCTGAAGTAACTACTCCTGCTCATCAAGTTGGTGATTTCTTTGTTGATTACGAAGAGAAGGTTTTTCCTGATGTCAAAGCCGAACCTGGTGAGAAAGCATTGGTGACATTCCACACCGTTGCCTTTGAAGGATCGATCGGTTTTGTTAATCTATTGCAAGCTACACGCCTACTGCGTAAAGGATTCGAGACTTCTATCTTGCTGTATGGCCCTGGCGTAACTTTGGGGGTGCAGCGGGGATTTCCTAAGTTAGGAGATGCCGCTTTTCCTGGGCATCAAAACTTTAATGACCAAATCAGCAAGTTTATGGCAGAAGGTGGCAAAGTTTATGCCTGCCGATTTGCTCTACAAGCTTTGTACGGTCATGGTGAACCCTCCCTGATTCCTGGTATCCGTCCCATCAATCCTCTGGATGTACTGGATCTAGTGCTGCTGCATCGCAAAGATGGAGCCTTGATTTTAGATACTTGGACCTTGTAA
- a CDS encoding Nit6803 family nitrilase: MNDSHTIRAAAVQISPVLFSRDGTTEKVLQAIAKAAKAGVQLIVFPETFIPYYPYFSFVQPPVLMGQEHMRLYEEAVTVPGPVVDAVSRAARSYAMVVVLGVNERDHGSLYNTQLIFDADGTLLLKRRKITPTYHERMVWGQGDGSGLRVVETAVGKLGALACWEHYNPLARFALMAQHEQIHCAQFPGSLVGQIFADQIEVTIRHHALEAGCFVVNATGWLSPEQVGQITSDEKLQRVLSGGCNTTIIGPEGNHLCPPITEGEGMAIADLDFSLITKRKRMMDCVGHYSRPELLQLQANLEAQTVMAESPDIGPVTEIPLDSSLQPIP, translated from the coding sequence ATGAATGATTCCCATACCATTCGAGCCGCAGCCGTACAGATTAGCCCAGTTTTGTTTAGTCGAGATGGCACCACAGAGAAGGTGTTGCAGGCGATCGCTAAGGCTGCCAAAGCAGGGGTGCAACTGATCGTTTTCCCTGAGACTTTTATCCCTTATTATCCTTACTTCTCCTTTGTGCAGCCGCCCGTTCTCATGGGGCAGGAACATATGCGGCTGTATGAAGAAGCGGTGACCGTGCCTGGGCCAGTGGTAGATGCGGTGAGCAGAGCGGCTCGTTCTTATGCAATGGTGGTGGTGCTCGGAGTTAATGAGCGAGATCATGGCTCCCTTTACAACACACAGCTAATTTTTGATGCCGACGGCACTCTATTGTTGAAACGGCGCAAGATTACACCCACCTATCATGAGCGGATGGTGTGGGGGCAAGGAGATGGTTCTGGCTTGAGGGTTGTGGAGACAGCAGTAGGAAAATTGGGTGCCTTGGCTTGCTGGGAGCACTACAATCCTTTGGCTCGATTCGCCCTCATGGCTCAGCATGAACAAATTCACTGTGCTCAATTTCCCGGTTCCTTAGTAGGGCAGATTTTTGCCGACCAGATTGAAGTCACGATTCGTCATCATGCCTTGGAGGCGGGCTGTTTCGTGGTTAATGCCACAGGTTGGCTTTCTCCAGAGCAAGTCGGTCAGATCACCTCTGATGAGAAGCTGCAACGGGTGCTCAGTGGTGGTTGTAATACCACAATTATCGGGCCTGAAGGCAATCATCTTTGTCCACCGATTACAGAAGGTGAGGGGATGGCGATCGCTGATCTAGATTTCTCCTTGATTACGAAACGGAAACGCATGATGGATTGTGTGGGTCACTATTCCCGCCCAGAGTTGCTGCAATTGCAAGCCAATTTAGAGGCTCAGACAGTGATGGCAGAATCTCCCGATATCGGTCCAGTAACCGAAATACCCCTTGATTCTTCCCTACAACCTATTCCCTAA
- a CDS encoding nuclear transport factor 2 family protein, giving the protein MEKPPLPPFTLETAKAKVQAAEDAWNTRDPQKVALAYTEDSQWRNRAEFFSGRDAIAAFLKRKWAKELDYRLKKELWSFTENRISVRFEYEWHDDSGYWYRAYGNEQWEFAENGLMQRREASINDVLIQESERKFRWERKPSL; this is encoded by the coding sequence ATGGAAAAACCACCTCTACCACCCTTTACCCTGGAAACAGCAAAAGCCAAAGTTCAAGCCGCCGAAGATGCTTGGAACACTCGCGATCCGCAAAAGGTTGCCTTGGCTTACACAGAGGATTCCCAATGGCGCAATCGAGCTGAATTCTTTAGTGGGCGAGATGCGATCGCGGCTTTTCTGAAGCGCAAGTGGGCCAAGGAGTTAGATTACCGTCTCAAAAAGGAGCTTTGGAGCTTTACAGAGAATCGGATCTCGGTGCGATTTGAGTATGAATGGCATGATGATTCTGGCTATTGGTATCGGGCTTATGGCAATGAACAGTGGGAGTTTGCCGAGAATGGGTTGATGCAAAGACGAGAGGCCAGTATTAATGATGTGCTGATTCAAGAGTCTGAAAGAAAGTTTCGGTGGGAGCGTAAACCCAGTCTATGA
- a CDS encoding MSMEG_0568 family radical SAM protein: MNKQQLIVELQTQGLKLVQQERGVAGRKGGAGPSDHKAVTVDGTTVMVPIYNSPAAQSPYTVEVDQTTQQNFLQLDREAMDASQQDFAIAPIQFPQTPQFYNLTTADGIPYSQIALLHSQDVLATTVLQTCVRYGNTDTSCQFCAIGQSLAAGRTIARKTPAQLAEVAEAAVRLDGVKQMVMTTGTPNSSDRGAAYLTECAEAIKARVNIPIQAQCEPPNDFVWFDRMHAAGIDSLGMHLEAADPEVRARIMPGKATVSVEYYFEAFAAAVKVFGWGQVNTYLLAGLGDSLATLLEVCDRLIQMGVYPFVVPFVPITGTPLAHHPAPKSEFMFTLYERVGAMLKQAGMSSADIKAGCAKCGACSALSTFEK, from the coding sequence ATGAACAAGCAACAGTTGATTGTAGAACTGCAAACCCAGGGATTGAAGCTGGTGCAGCAAGAAAGGGGAGTTGCAGGACGCAAAGGTGGGGCTGGCCCTTCTGATCACAAAGCTGTTACGGTAGATGGCACGACGGTGATGGTACCTATCTACAATAGCCCTGCGGCTCAGTCACCTTACACGGTTGAGGTTGACCAGACTACACAGCAAAATTTTCTGCAATTAGATCGAGAAGCGATGGATGCTTCACAACAGGACTTCGCGATCGCCCCCATTCAGTTTCCTCAGACCCCTCAGTTCTACAACCTCACAACGGCTGACGGTATCCCTTACAGTCAAATTGCCTTGTTACATAGCCAAGATGTATTAGCGACCACGGTGCTACAAACCTGTGTGCGTTATGGCAATACAGATACCTCTTGCCAGTTTTGCGCAATTGGGCAATCGCTAGCAGCAGGGAGAACGATTGCTCGGAAAACTCCTGCTCAACTGGCTGAAGTTGCCGAAGCAGCGGTGCGGCTCGATGGGGTAAAGCAAATGGTGATGACGACAGGAACCCCCAACAGCAGCGATCGCGGTGCGGCTTACTTGACAGAATGTGCCGAAGCCATCAAAGCTAGGGTGAACATCCCGATTCAGGCGCAGTGCGAACCTCCGAATGATTTTGTCTGGTTCGATCGCATGCATGCAGCAGGGATTGATAGTTTAGGCATGCATTTGGAAGCGGCTGATCCAGAAGTTCGGGCGAGGATTATGCCAGGGAAAGCCACGGTTTCTGTGGAGTATTACTTTGAGGCGTTTGCTGCCGCAGTCAAAGTGTTTGGTTGGGGACAAGTGAATACCTACTTGCTGGCAGGGTTGGGAGATAGTTTGGCGACCTTGTTGGAGGTTTGCGATCGCCTGATTCAAATGGGTGTTTATCCCTTTGTGGTGCCCTTTGTTCCCATCACAGGCACTCCCCTCGCTCATCATCCTGCTCCTAAGAGCGAATTTATGTTCACGCTTTATGAACGAGTCGGTGCCATGTTAAAGCAGGCAGGGATGTCATCAGCAGACATCAAAGCAGGTTGTGCGAAGTGTGGCGCTTGCTCAGCTCTTTCTACTTTTGAAAAGTGA
- a CDS encoding MSMEG_0567/Sll0786 family nitrogen starvation N-acetyltransferase — protein MKTYEFKLATNTQEIVAYFALRRAIFTEEQQLFSGDDVDEIDQFAYPIVAIATATQQIVGVVRIYEAKPGIWYGGRLGTHPEYRKGWQIGKGLIYKAVTTANTWGCQQFLATVQLQNVRFFQRLHWQSLKEMEIRTRPHHLMEADLSFYPPNTKACPVLSLQAREAS, from the coding sequence ATGAAGACTTACGAATTCAAACTCGCGACAAATACTCAAGAGATTGTGGCTTACTTTGCCTTGCGTCGTGCCATCTTCACAGAAGAACAGCAACTCTTTTCTGGAGACGACGTAGATGAGATTGATCAATTTGCCTATCCTATTGTGGCGATCGCCACCGCTACCCAGCAGATCGTTGGAGTGGTGCGAATCTACGAAGCTAAACCTGGTATTTGGTATGGAGGTAGACTAGGCACTCACCCGGAGTATCGCAAAGGTTGGCAAATTGGCAAAGGATTGATCTACAAAGCAGTCACCACTGCGAATACTTGGGGCTGTCAACAGTTTCTAGCGACGGTGCAATTGCAAAATGTACGCTTCTTCCAACGGCTGCACTGGCAATCATTAAAAGAGATGGAGATCCGGACTCGCCCACATCATTTGATGGAAGCAGACCTCAGTTTCTATCCGCCTAACACCAAGGCTTGCCCTGTTCTATCTTTGCAAGCCAGAGAGGCTTCTTGA
- a CDS encoding sll0787 family AIR synthase-like protein, protein MLLSLAAQLRQSLSLLQKQDIQTASQALSMGSEWTSANVLLGDDCAAIPDGEGYLLLAAEGMLPLLVETDPWFAGWSAVMVNISDIAAMGGRAIAVVDTLWSQSPNSTEAIWQGMQAAAQAYHVPIVGGHTNCHSPYNALSVAILGRSQRLISSFNAQPGDQLLVATDFRGNPHAKYPFWDAATTADPTQLRENLAILPYLAEADLCDTGKDISNGGIIGTLLMLLETSGCGAILDLDQVPCPPSLTLERWLVSFPSYGFLLSVRSHQVATVQSCFQQQGLVCAVVGEVQSSQHLVLCSGQESMTFWDLSQEPLTGFSKTGATK, encoded by the coding sequence ATGCTATTGTCCCTTGCCGCCCAATTGCGCCAATCCCTCAGCCTGTTGCAGAAGCAAGATATCCAGACGGCATCACAAGCTTTAAGCATGGGGTCAGAGTGGACTTCTGCCAATGTACTGCTGGGAGATGATTGTGCAGCCATTCCAGATGGGGAAGGATATCTGCTATTGGCAGCAGAGGGGATGTTGCCGCTGCTTGTAGAAACAGACCCTTGGTTTGCGGGGTGGTCAGCGGTGATGGTGAACATTAGTGATATTGCTGCAATGGGCGGACGAGCGATCGCGGTAGTTGATACTCTGTGGAGCCAGTCCCCCAATAGTACTGAAGCGATTTGGCAAGGAATGCAAGCGGCGGCTCAAGCGTACCATGTGCCGATTGTGGGTGGACATACCAACTGCCATAGTCCCTACAACGCCCTCTCAGTAGCAATCTTAGGGCGATCGCAGCGCTTAATCAGTAGCTTTAATGCTCAACCAGGCGATCAACTGTTAGTTGCCACCGACTTTCGGGGTAACCCCCATGCTAAATATCCTTTTTGGGACGCAGCAACTACGGCTGATCCGACACAGTTGCGGGAGAATCTAGCAATCTTGCCCTATTTGGCGGAAGCAGATCTGTGTGATACAGGCAAAGACATCAGCAATGGCGGTATCATTGGTACTCTGCTGATGTTGCTAGAAACCTCTGGCTGTGGAGCTATCCTGGATTTAGATCAAGTTCCCTGCCCACCAAGTTTAACTCTGGAACGTTGGCTCGTCAGTTTTCCCAGTTATGGGTTTCTCTTGAGTGTGCGATCGCACCAGGTTGCCACGGTACAATCCTGCTTTCAGCAACAGGGTTTAGTTTGTGCAGTGGTGGGCGAAGTTCAATCCAGCCAGCATCTGGTTCTATGTTCAGGCCAAGAATCAATGACCTTTTGGGATTTGTCCCAGGAGCCACTTACAGGTTTCTCTAAAACAGGAGCAACGAAATGA
- a CDS encoding MSMEG_0570 family nitrogen starvation response protein: protein MPEIRFQIQWPDGSEETCYSPSLIVKDYFIPNQDYDLDDFVQRSRTALQIASDRVQIKYGRPCGLALGQLQEIEAKSAHYNDLPQPKVRFVQFIE, encoded by the coding sequence ATGCCTGAAATTCGCTTTCAAATTCAATGGCCCGATGGTTCTGAAGAAACCTGCTATTCTCCCTCTCTCATCGTCAAAGACTATTTCATTCCCAACCAAGACTATGACTTAGACGATTTTGTGCAGCGATCGCGCACGGCTCTGCAAATTGCCAGCGATCGGGTGCAGATCAAGTATGGGAGACCCTGCGGTTTAGCTTTAGGACAACTGCAAGAAATTGAGGCCAAGTCTGCTCACTATAACGACCTTCCACAGCCGAAAGTACGGTTCGTGCAATTTATTGAATGA
- a CDS encoding helix-turn-helix domain-containing protein: protein MPRLAPTPLQLTETETEQLQQLVNRHRTPQQIALRASILLLADKGLNHRDIARELNISRDMARLWRNRWLELSLKDMPVVERLRDAPRPGGPMSFSLEQIVQLFAIACEKPEEYGHPISHWTPRELADEVVKQGIVKSISPRHVGRLMNEADLKPHQSQYWLNPPPTLNSTKRSKTSVRFT, encoded by the coding sequence ATGCCTAGACTAGCTCCCACACCTTTGCAACTGACAGAGACAGAGACAGAGCAACTCCAACAGCTAGTCAATCGCCATCGCACTCCCCAGCAAATTGCCTTAAGAGCCAGCATTCTTCTGCTAGCAGACAAAGGACTTAACCATCGGGACATCGCTCGTGAACTGAACATCAGCCGAGACATGGCAAGGCTGTGGCGTAATCGATGGTTAGAGTTGAGCCTGAAGGACATGCCAGTGGTAGAGCGATTAAGAGATGCCCCTCGACCGGGAGGACCAATGAGCTTCAGTTTGGAGCAGATTGTGCAGCTGTTTGCGATTGCTTGTGAGAAGCCTGAAGAGTATGGACACCCCATCAGTCATTGGACTCCCCGAGAGTTGGCTGATGAAGTGGTCAAACAAGGAATTGTTAAGAGCATCTCCCCGCGACATGTGGGCCGCTTGATGAATGAAGCAGATTTGAAACCTCATCAGTCGCAGTACTGGTTGAATCCCCCCCCGACCCTCAATTCGACGAAAAGGTCAAAGACATCTGTGCGATTTACCTGA
- a CDS encoding transposase: MGERTVSLDEMTGIQALERKSADQPIRPGKRERREFEYIRHGTQTLIASFDVAQGRVVEATVGDTRTEADYLSHLQQLVATDPKAIKWHLVMDCLNIHQSESLVRFVAQTQGLEIDLGVKGESGILKSMQTRADFLADPSHKIVFHFTPKHCSWLNQIEVWFSILVRKLLRRGNFVSKVQLKTRILRFVDYFNRTMAKPFKWTYQGKALKQ; this comes from the coding sequence GTGGGAGAACGGACGGTTTCTCTCGATGAGATGACAGGAATTCAAGCTCTCGAACGAAAGTCTGCTGACCAACCGATACGTCCTGGCAAACGAGAACGACGAGAATTTGAGTATATTCGCCACGGAACTCAAACCTTAATTGCCAGTTTTGACGTAGCACAAGGTCGAGTCGTCGAAGCAACCGTTGGCGACACTCGCACAGAGGCAGACTACCTCAGCCACCTCCAACAGTTAGTTGCGACCGACCCGAAGGCGATCAAATGGCACTTGGTGATGGATTGCTTGAACATTCATCAGTCAGAATCATTAGTTCGATTTGTGGCACAAACCCAAGGGCTTGAGATCGACCTGGGAGTCAAAGGGGAATCGGGTATCCTCAAATCGATGCAAACTCGGGCTGATTTCTTGGCTGACCCCAGCCACAAAATTGTGTTCCACTTCACTCCTAAGCACTGTTCCTGGCTCAATCAGATTGAGGTCTGGTTCAGTATCTTGGTTCGTAAGTTACTCAGGCGAGGCAATTTCGTGAGTAAAGTGCAACTCAAAACCCGCATCCTCCGATTCGTTGATTACTTCAATCGCACGATGGCTAAACCCTTCAAATGGACTTACCAAGGCAAAGCATTAAAGCAATGA